In a genomic window of Ranitomeya imitator isolate aRanImi1 chromosome 5, aRanImi1.pri, whole genome shotgun sequence:
- the LRRIQ4 gene encoding leucine-rich repeat and IQ domain-containing protein 4 yields the protein MSELIECLPGRMLNVRFSNTVTSVFLDINEQILETVQENQESELFNPVKYRVLFMDSAEQKHTEIPVSIFDLEDLEELHLEKNHIEVIPKEICHFHNIKVLYLNNNNILNICEELGELKNLQNLDLSNNPLNCNSLETISKIHQLRELRLYNISLGEFPVELCKRLYHLQLLGLSNNKLKSLPPEITNLLHLKEIYLQHNDFTLFPIQICALRELEVVDLEKNKLTSLPIEIGSLFNLVKLFISFNKLSSIPKTLCQCKKLAVLDLTGNHLQKLPHLTSEMKELSELGLSYNDLKKLPSRICNLHSLAVLYLKHTGLSMLPAGFAELDSLQTLDLSQNCFTEFPHEICGLKNIQILSMDDNLLSTITPDVRFLKTLTYFGISGNRFPTFPEEVLQLESLETLYIGQDNGLCLSSLPDNIFMLKNLKELYIENNNLEFLPSTLNFLHNLKVLDCHNNNLKMLPDTICQLHGLQKLLLQSNHLTSLPDNLDMLHKLDLLSLNGNPMLEPPVDVCSLGKSAVWEYLQDKRRKHASATKIQALWRGIMVRKGLGPFVYLLQFGKKGKKSKKDKKVKGKNKKSDPKGKKK from the exons ATGTCTGAACTAATCGAATGTCTGCCCGGCAGGATGCTCAATGTTCGCTTTTCTAATACAGTGACTTCTGTTTTTTTGGACATCAATGAGCAGATATTGGAGACTGTTCAAGAGAATCAAGAATCTGAGTTATTTAACCCTGTGAAATATCGTGTCCTCTTCATGGATTCTGCTGAACAAAAGCACACTGAAATTCCTGTCTCCATTTTTGATCTAGAGGACCTTGAAGAACTGCACTTAGAGAAGAACCATATTGAGGTAATCCCAAAGGAGATCTGCCATTTCCACAACATCAAAGTCCTCTACCTGAATAATAACAACATTCTTAACATTTGTGAAGAACTTGGAGAGCTAAAGAATCTCCAGAACTTAGACCTTAGCAACAACCCTCTAAATTGCAACTCATTAGAGACCATAAGCAAGATCCATCAACTTCGTGAACTGAGACTTTACAACATAAGCCTTGGAGAGTTCCCAGTCGAGCTTTGCAAGCGCCTTTATCATTTGCAACTACTTGGTTTGTCCAACAACAAACTGAAGTCTCTTCCACCAGAAATAACTAACTTATTACACCTGAAAGAAATATATCTGCAGCATAATGACTTTACGTTGTTTCCCATACAGATATGTGCTCTGAGAGAGCTGGAGGTGGTGGATTTAGAAAAAAATAAGTTGACATCTCTACCAATTGAAATTGGATCTTTATTTAATCTTGTTAAACTGTTCATCAGTTTCAATAAACTTTCCTCCATCCCAAAGACACTTTGTCAGTGCAAGAAACTGGCAGTTCTGGACCTCACTGGGAATCACCTGCAAAAACTTCCTCATCTGACCAGTGAAATGAAAGAGCTAAGTGAACTGGGGCTGTCATATAATGACTTAAAAAAGCTGCCATCTAGGATATGTAATTTACATTCCCTTGCTGTCCTTTATCTGAAACACACCGGCTTGTCTATGTTACCTGCTGGATTTGCAGAGCTGGATTCCCTCCAGACACTAGATCTCAGCCAAAATTGCTTTACTGAGTTCCCTCATGAAATTTGTGGTCTCAAAAATATTCAAATCTTATCAATGGATGACAATTTATTGAGTACG ATTACACCAGATGTGAGATTCTTAAAAACACTGACATATTTTGGAATCTCTGGGAACAGATTTCCTACGTTCCCCGAAGAAGTCCTGCAGCTTGAATCTTTGGAAACGCTTTACATCGGGCAAGATAATGGCTTGTGTCTTTCAAGTTTACCAGACAACATTTTTATGCTGAAG AATTTGAAAGAATTGTATATTGAAAACAATAATCTGGAATTCCTCCCATCCACATTGAACTTTCTACACAATCTTAAAGTTTTGGATTGTCACAATAATAACCTGAAGATGCTACCCGATACCATATGCCAACTTCATG GTTTGCAAAAATTGCTTCTTCAAAGTAACCATCTGACCAGTCTACCAGATAATCTAGACATGTTACACAAGCTGGACCTACTGTCACTCAATggcaatccaatgttagagccaccGGTAGACGTGTGCAGCCTCGGCAAAAGTGCTGTATGGGAATACTTACAAGATAAAAGGCGAAAACATGCTTCAGCAACAAAG atccaGGCTTTATGGCGTGGCATAATGGTAAGAAAAGGACTGGGACCATTTGTTTATCTTCTTCAGTTTgggaaaaaaggaaagaaatcaaaaaaggacaaaaaagtgaaaggaaaaaacaaGAAGAGTgatccaaaaggaaaaaaaaagtag